A region from the Lolium perenne isolate Kyuss_39 chromosome 4, Kyuss_2.0, whole genome shotgun sequence genome encodes:
- the LOC127294239 gene encoding syntaxin-61 translates to MTPAQDPFYIVKDEIQDSIDKVQDTFNQWKQTPENTGEYVHLTRELLTTCESVQWQVDELEKAISVAERDPAYYGLNEVEIGKRRNWTSTARNQVVSIRRNVEAGKHKTAFGRSVNPSELGRSKQHIAQDNDDFIASESDQQMLLMKQQDDELDMLSASVQRIGGVGLTIHEELVGQEKLLGELSLDMETTSNRLDFVQKRVAMVLKKASLKGQIMMIAFLVILFIILFVLVFLT, encoded by the exons ATGACCCCCGCGCAGGACCCCTTCTACATCGTCAAGGACGAGATCCAGGACTCC ATTGACAAAGTACAAGATACTTTCAATCAATGGAAGCAAACACCTGAAAACACAGGAGAGTATGTGCATCTGACAAGAGAACTGCTAACCACCTGCGAAAGTGTCCAATGGCAG GTGGATGAGTTAGAGAAGGCAATTTCAGTTGCCGAGAGAGATCCGGCTTACTATGGACTTAATGAAGTTGAAATTGGAAAAAGGAGGAACTGGACAAGCACTGCCCGCAACCAG GTGGTTTCCATACGGCGGAATGTTGAAGCTGGGAAACACAAGACTGCATTTGGACGTTCGGTCAATCCCTCTGAATTGGGCAGATCCAAGCAGCACATTGCTCAGGATAATGATGACTTCATTGCTTCAGAATCTGATCAGCAGATGCTTCTGATGAA GCAGCAGGATGATGAGTTGGATATGCTTAGTGCCAGTGTCCAGCGAATTGGAGGTGTAGGTCTCACCATACATGAAGAGCTTGTCGGACAG GAGAAACTTTTGGGTGAACTGAGCCTTGACATGGAAACTACTTCCAATCGGCTTGATTTCGTACAG AAAAGAGTGGCTATGGTTCTGAAGAAGGCCAGCTTGAAAGGGCAGATCATGATGATAGCTTTCTTGGTGATTCTTTTCATCATCCTTTTCGTTTTGGTGTTTTTGACTTGA